From Pelagibacterium flavum:
GGTGGTCCGCATGGCCTGAATATCAAGTTCCATAAGCCTGCTTGTTGATTCTGTTACGCTTTCCGTGAGCAGCGTAAAGTTTTTTTCTGGTGAAGAGAGCGCTGTACGCCCTGCATCACCGCATGACATGGGTAGACTGGCACCAAATTTTGCGCCACGAAAGAGTGATAAAATTCATTGTGAGTATGAATTTGGCTCATGTCACTACGTCGTCACATTCCCTCTGCTAGCGCGCTTTTGGCCTTTGAGGCCGCCGCGCGACTAGGATCTTTTTCGCGCGCGGCAGAGGAACTCAATATCACTCAGCCAGCGGTCAGCCATGCCATTGCCGCCATGGAGAGACATCTGGGCCAGAAGCTGTTCATACGTTCCGGCCCGCGCCTCATATTGACGGAAAACGGAGAAAAGCTTGGACGTGTGACGACCCGATCATTCGGCGCGATTCAGGAGGTGTTCGAGGACATTGAAGGCCGCGATCCTACGCGAGAAACTGTGATGCTCTCGATCTCCTCGGGCATGGCGACCCATTGGCTCATGCCCCGCTACGATCGCTTCCGGGACCATTTCCCCCAAGTGGACTTGCAGTTCCAGCTTATCCCCGGCAGCGTCGGCGGTCCGCTTTACAATTGCGATCTGGGTTTGCGGGTAGCTTCGGGGGAGGATTCGGCAGAGCTTGACGGTATGTTCACTCCAGAACGCATCCTCGCGGTCTGTTCACCAGCCTACCTATCCGATTTCGGAAAGTTCGAATCCCCGCGGCGTCCTCAGACATTGATCGCCCTGCCCGACCACTGGTTCGGTTGGCCCGAGTTTGCCCATGAAGCACGATACCGGCTGACATCTGATGGCGATCGGTTGTCGTTTTCCGACTATTCGGTCTGTGTCCAGGCGGCGCTGAGTGGGCAAGGTGTGGCATTGGGGTGGACTTCGGTTACTTCTCGGCTCCTAGCTGACGGCCTCCTGGTACCGGCAAGCGATACCGTGGTTGTCACCGGGCGCAGCTATCACTTTGTGACCTCGAGCCAGAGGGCGACACGGCCGATCGTTCAGGCGGTCCGCGAATGGCTGATCAAGGAGATGCACAAGGACGAGGCGGAACTGGAAGAGCTACTCGCATGATGCCGCGCTAGCTATTCCCCGAAGTCCTACGGGTCGGAAGAGAATTCGGTTGGCCGAAGAGAGCGCCGGTCCGACAATGGCCGGATAACCAACCTTCCGGAAGGTCTCCTATGAAAGTCAAATCTGCCCGCGTCCACGTGGTTCCCTGCGGCAATCGCCGTGCCGTCATTATCGAACTGGAGACCGATACAGGGCTCACTGGCCTCGGAGAGGCCGGGATGGCATATGGTGCTGGCACGACCGCAGCGGCCGAGCTTGCTGCAGAAATGATCGAGCGGTTCGTCATTGGGGAGGACGCAAGTCGGATCGAACGCATCTGGAACACGATTTACGACACCGCCTTCTGGACGAAGGGCGGCGGCGCGATAACCTTCTCCGCTTTGAGTGCTATCGAGCACGCGCTTTGGGACATAAAGGGCAAGGATCTGGGCGCGCCGGTTCATTCGCTGATGGGCGGACCTGTCGACGATCATGTGGCGGTTTATGCCAATGGCTGGTGGATTGGGTGCGACGATGCCAAAAGCTACGCGCGTGCGGCAGCGCAAACTGCAGCCCGTGGCTTTAATGCGCTTAAGCTGTATCCACTTGGGATGGCGGATCCGATCACAGTGGTCAAGCATCCGGTGCGCCGTGCTCTCGACGCTTCAGCCCAACGGTTAGTCGTAGAAAGATGTAAAGCCATTCGCGAGGCGGTGGGTTCGGACGTCGCGATCCTGCTCGATTTCGGAGGCGGGCTGAGCCATCACCAGCTCATGACAATTCTTGAAGCGATCGAGCCTCTAGATATCGGATTTGTCGAGGAGCCGGTGGACCCTGCCCTGCCCGAAGCCATGGCGCGCGTGGCAGCACGCACCTCGATCCCCATCGCAGCTGGTGAGCGCACCTATACCCGATACGGCTTTCATGCGCTTTTCTCCGCCGGGGCGATTAGTATAGCTCAACCGGATGTGTGCAATACGGGTGGACTGATGGAAACAAAAAAGATCGCGGCTATGGCTGAGGCATATAATTTGCGCGTCGCCCCCCATAATTATGGCAGTCCACTCGCCACAGCGATATCCCTCCATGCCTGCGCCGCGATCTCGAACCCACTAATACTTGAAATCTTCCCTGACTTCGAAAAAGAACCCGGCTATCGGCCCGTGATCGAAGAACCGTTCGAGGCCAAAACTGTCGACGGAAAACTCGCGTACCCCACCGGACCAGGTTTAGGGGTAAAAGCGGACCGAAAATCGCTCGAGGACACGCTCTGGCGTGCGATCTGAACGGAACGGGCCGATGCTTGACTTGGCGAACTTACCAAGAGACCGCTATCCGCAGATGAGGATATGACGTATCCAGCTTCGTAAAAACACAGCCGCGAGTAGCGGTCGATTTGCCTATTTCCGGCTTTCTCGCCAAGCCATCAGGTTGTCAATGGCCGCATCCAGTCCTGGAACCGCACTCCAATCTCGCGGCTGAAAGGGTGGTCGTGCCCCTCCGGTCTGGTGCCCCATCCGCGCCAATACGTACTTTGTGCCATCGATGATCGATGGGTAGACCCGCTCGATCATGTCATTGGCTACGCCCTGCAGACGCAATGCCTCGGATTGATTGCCTGCCTCCCATTCGGCACGAATGGCTACAAAGACGTCTCCCATAAAATTATAAGTCGTACCGATGCCCCCGTCGGCGCCCATGGTCAGCCCGGCGAGCAGAATCTCATCGAAGCCGTTAAAGAAGATCTTGTTGGGATAGGCGCGTTTCAGCTGATCGAGCATGTAGAGATCGGCCGACGTGTATTTTACGCCTGAGATCTTCGGATTTGCGAGAAGGCGATCACAGAGCTCCCGCGAAAGTCCTAGTCCCTTCTGGGGAAAGGAGTACACGATGAGCGGGAGCGCTGATGCTTCCGAGATCGCAGTATAATGGGCGAACAACTCATCTTCCGAAAATCCGTAGTAAAACGGGGAGATTGCGGAAACAGCTGAGTATCCTGCCCTGTCGGCCACTTCTGCCAATGATTGAGCGTCCCGAGTAGCGACAGTACCGACGTGAGCAATCAGCTTTAGCCCAGGGTTGTGCTCAGCAACTGCTTTTAGAACCGCTTGCCGTTCCGAAACCGATTGAAGCACTGCCTCTCCGCTACTGCCGCCGACGTAGACCCCGTCTAGTCCCTGTTCTTTTTGGAATTTTAGGAGTCCCTCAAGAAGGGTGGGATCGAACTCGCCGCCCGCGTTATAGGGCGTGACCAAAGCCGAATATAGTTCTCGCATCTGAGAACGGCGGTGCAAAATTAGTCCACGGTAGCGGCTGGATTGTCCTGCTGCGGGCGGCTTAAAAGTCGTCCACCTATTTTCCTTCTGCAATTTGTGCGGGAGGGACGAGGGATCTACACCGTGGACTTATATTTGAAGGTTCGTCTGGCTTGCGATGGCGGCATGAGCCAGCGCGAAGCAGCCAGGCATTTCGGCATCTCGCGCGATACGGTTCGCAAGATGATGGCGTATTCTGTTCCGCCGGGCTATCGGCGGCAGGCGCCGGTGCGACGCCCGAAGCTGGACGCGTTCATCGCGATCATTGATCGGTGGCTTGACGAGGACCGGGCGGTCCCGCGCAAGCAGCGTCATACGGCCAAACGCGTTTTTGATCGCCTTCGTGACGAACATGGGTTTGCCGGCGGCTACACGATCATCAAGGACTACATGCGCGAGCGGGACCGGCGCGGTCAGGAAGTATTTGTGCCGCTGGCCCATCCTGCCGGACATGGACAGGCCGATTTCGGGGAGGCTGTGGTTATCATCGGCGGGGTGGAACAGAAGGCGCACTTTTTCGTGCTCGATCTGCCCCACAGCGACGCCTGCTATGTCCGGGCTTATCCGGCAGCTGTGGCTGAAGCATGGGTGGACGGCCATATCCACGCGTTCGCCTTTCTGGGCGCAGTGCCGCAATCGATCGTCTACGACAACGACCGCTGCCTGGTGGCAAAAATTCTTCCTGACGGCACGCGCAAGCGGGCAACGCTGTTCAGCGGGTTTTTGTCCCACTACCTGATCCGGGACCGTTATGGCCGCCCCGGCAAGGGCAATGACAAGGGCAGTGTTGAAGGACTTGTGGGCTATGCCCGCCGCAACTTCATGGTGCCGATCCCCCGATTTGCAACCTGGGACGCGTTCAACCTGTGGCTCGAGGAGCAGTGCCGCAGGCGCCAGGGCGATCGGCTACGCGGGGAGAGCGAGACGATCGGCGAACGGCTGCAACGCGATCTGGCGGCGATGCGGCCGCTGCCGGCATCGCCCTTCGAGGCCTGCGACCAGGCCAGCGGCCGGGTCTCCTCCCAGGCGCTGGTGCGCTACAGAACCAACGACTATTCCGTCCCTGTTGCCTATGGCCATCAGGACGCCTGGATCCGTGGCTATGTCGATGAGGTGGTGATCGGCTGCGGCGGGGAGACCATCGCCCGTCATCCGCGCAGTTATGGGCGCGAAGACATCGTCTTTGACCCACTGCATTACCTGCCGCTGATCGAGCACAAGATCAATGCGCTCGACCAGGCGGCCCCGCTCCAGGGCTGGGAACTTCCCGAGGCGTTCGCCACACTGCGTCGCCTGATGGAAGCGCGGATGGGCAAGCAGGGCCGGCGCGCCTATGTGCAAGTGTTGCGTCTTCTGGAAAGCTTCGATCTGGCCGACCTGCATGCGGCCATAAAGCAGGCGCTGCACCTGGGCGCCATAAGCTTCGATGCCATCAAGCATCTCGTCCTGTGCCGGGCCGAACGCCGGCCACCCAGGCTCGACCTTGCCATCTACCCCTATCTGCCCAGAGCCAGTGTCGAGACGACCTCGGCCAAGGCCTATATGGGTCTGCTGGACCGCGAGGAGGAACTGGCATGAGCAGCGATGCTCCCGAACTCCTGCTTGCCAGCCACCTCAAAGCGCTCAAGCTGCCGACCTTCCTGCGCGAGCACCACAAGCTTGCCCGCCAATGCGCGCTCGAGGACGTGGATCATGTCCGCTATCTTGCCCGACTTGTCGAACTCGAACTGATCGACCGGGAACGGCGCATGGTCGAGCGTCGCATCAAGGCCGCCCGGTTCCCGGCCGCCAAAAGCCTCGACAGCTTCGAGTTTGCCGCCATCCCCAAGCTCAACAAGATGCTGGTGCTGGAACTGGCGCGCTGCGAATGGATCGAAAGGCGCGAGAATGTTATCGCGCTCGGACCCAGTGGCACGGGCAAGACCCATGTTGCGATCGGTCTTGGCCTGGCAGCCTGCCAGAGGGGATTGTCCGTCGGCTTTACCACCGCAGCCGCCCTGGTCAGCGAGATGATGGAGGCGCGCGACGAACGTCGCCTTCTGCGCTTCCAGAAGCAGATGGCTGGCTACAAGCTGCTCATCATCGACGAACTGGGCTTCGTGCCGCTGTCCAAGACCGGGGCCGAGTTGCTGTTCGAGTTGATCTCGCAGCGTTACGAGCGCGGCTCCACCCTGATCACCAGCAATCTGCCTTTCGACGAATGGACCGAGACCTTCGGGTCCGAGCGCCTCACCGGCGCGCTCCTCGACCGCCTGACCCATCACGTCAGCATCCTCGAGATGAATGGTGACAGCTATCGCCTCGCCCAAAGCCGGGCACGCAAAGCCAGCCGCACGTCCTGAAAAACGCAATGTTGGGGGTATCGAACACCGCTCGGGCTACGCCCTCCCGGCGCTCGATACCCCCAACATCAAGTGGCCTGGTTTTGCGCCGCCCAATGGCCGACTTTTACCCCGCCGTTGACAGACTTTTCGTGCTCGACAAAATCGCTCGGAAGCGCCCACGTACTCCGCCGACAGTTGGCGACATTTTCAAATCGGATAAAGAAAGATGACCAAGGGAAGCCATAGAAGCCGCTGCAACGACCTGCTGGCCGGACTATCCGCATATGAGGCCGATCATGGCCCTCTTCCCGGCATCAATGATCCCGCGGCGAGGGTTACATTGGTCGCTCAGATGATATCGAGCCTGAGGCGCATTGAGTACGTGCGCATCTTTCGCCAGCGCCCTGCGATGTCGCCGCTACGCATTGAGCCGCAGTCCGATCTGTTCGACCCGTTGAAGGGTGCCTTCTTCCTAGATAGTAAGGGCTCGCGCGACGAGGCCGTTTGGCTAGCCTTCATCGGCACTCATTTCGGGAAGCACCAGACCGACGCGTGGAAACTAGCGGCTAATGTGATGGGATCGTTCGGCGCCGGTCCTACCTGGACCTTGTCTAACTATGCCGGCGATCCGGCCGGTTTTGATGCCATGCTCCTCGCCCATCAGGCTGAGCTTGAGGACAAGCTGCTCTCGGGGCGGTTTTCCAATCATCGTCAATATCAGAGCAAGCAGGCGGAAGTGATCTCAAGAGTGTTTGCCACGTTTTCCGATTGGCTACTCTCCCCTGGCGGTATCAATGCCAGAGTCCGGGCAATTCATGAGAAGGTTGGTCAAGAGCCCTCGGTGGTTTTCTCGCAGCTCTATAAGTCGATGAAGGAGGTTTACGGATTTGGCAGACTGGGGAAATTCGATTTCTTGACCATGATCGGGAAACTCGATTTGGCGCCGATCGAACCGGACAGCGTTCACTTTGTTGGGGCAACCGGCCCATTGTCGGGTGGGAAGCTGTTGCTGCTCGGGTCGACTGAGGCCAAGGCTATGCCAAAAAGCATTGAAGCCAGGATAGACACCCTCGATGACTATCTCAATGTCGGCAAGCAGGTGCTCGAAGATAGCCTGTGCAACTGGCAGAAAAATCCAACGACGTTCGTTTATTTCCGAGGTTAACCAGCGAGCTCGGGGATGTGCGGGTTATCACCCCACTTGTAGCGATGGCGGAGGTGGTTCAAGGCCCCTTGACGCACCACACCCGCCTTTTCTAGTTGGCCCACGATGATGCCTGGGGTGACATTGGCCGCGCGCGCGATGTCCCGCACTGCTTGCGTCCGATATCCATGTGAAATCAGCATTTCGCGCAGTTCTTCCGGGAAAAGAAGGTCCTGGGCAAACTTGTTTGCTTCGTATTCCTGCTTTTCGGTATCCGATCCCATCACGGGACGACCGTCACCGTCGATATGCGGCTCCCCATGCAGCACGACGTGGCCTGCTTCATGGAAGAAGGTGAACCAGAAATGATCTTCGGCCATATAGCGGAAGCTCAGCAAAATGACTGGATTGCCGTTTGAATTGAACCATGAGGCGCCGCTAGCCCGACAGCCCTCAGGTGTACGCGTTGTCGCGACGGCCACGCCAACGGAGCGACAGGCCTCTACGAGGCGAGGCAAGAAGGAAGCTGGCCGCTTGAACGCGGAAAGCTTTTTCAATCCAGGCAAGATTGCCTGAAAAGCATCGCGATCAAATTTCGGCAGATCAAGGCTCTCAATCGCCAGCTCTCCGGCACGCAGCCAGACGAGCGTCGCCATGCCGTCGGATTCGAGAGTAACAGACGTGCGAAAGGCCACTGCTCCGAATCCCAGAGGAATATCGCTGTCCCCATTCCTGGAGCGTGGAACAGCCGAAGAATTTTAAAATCTCGTCCTTCAGCTTGTCCTTGGCTCGAATTCCTTTGGACACCCAGCCATACTTCCGCATTGACGACGTGGGCATTGAATCCAGCCAGGAAACTTCAGCATTTGGGGAGTTTTGGCCGTCGAGACGGGCCATATCGAGCACGTATGCTGCGTCTCGCGAAAGCCAGAAGCGTGCAGTCGACCCAAGGTTCTCGGCAAGAGCCTTCGCGTTTTCTTCGGTCAGACGGCGCTCGCCGGCGACAAGGTTGTTGAATTCGTGGTCGCTTAGACCCAGGGCGTCCGCGAGTTCGCTCGCGTCCATTTCCTTATTGTCCATCAAACGCAGGATGGTATCACCCGGTGGTGACGACCAATTTGGCTCGCTCATACCAGCACCTCTCCATTACTGAGGATGCGCAGGAGCTTGACGCGATGGACGTTTTGCCACGAAGACCCGTCGATCGCACCGACACCCACCGGCTCAATCTGTAATACCGCCGAATCTCCCAACGGATAGTTTAGGCCAAACTCGGTCCCATCCATAATGGTCGGCTCGTCCGGCATTTCGCCAAGGTACATGGCATTCCTCATATCGGCGATCAGACCGTGAAAGGACCGAGCAAGGTCATTCCCAAGCATCTGCTGCGCCGTCTCGCCGTCGTTGGTCGCCGACTTAATGGCCGGCGTCAGATAAGTCAGCTCCAAGGCAAATCGTCCGCCGGTAGACCCGGGATTAACGCTCTTCACGACTTCGCCGTTGCTAGTAGTGAGGACCAAGCCGGGGAAGGGAACAAGTCGAATCGTTCGTCAGGCAACCAAATATCGATTATCGAGTGCTACTCTGGAGTGCAACCCTTGGAGAGGGTCTGGCCTGCCACGGGAGAACTCTTCAACCACGGCGATAGCCCTATGGAACTCGTCGTCGGTACCGCGCCAGACGTGCGCCCAGGGTCTCGACGCATCTGTGTAACCACCAGACATAGTCGCACGTTTAGCGAGCCATCACCTCTTCAGGGCTCAATCCTGGCCGTTGCCACCGGTGCAGAGCAGGCGAGGCTCTAGGCAAGGGCTTTAGCAAAGCTATTTCATATCATGTGTCGCCTGTCAGTCTGGAGATTAGACGATCCTGAAGCAGGCGACTTGGCATCATGGGATGGGGTGGTCGGCGGTGCTGATGGCGAAAAACCCAAAGTCCCCGGATAAAGCCGTTGACAGCAGATGTTCTTTTTGCAGAACTTGAGTTCTGTAAAAAGAATGACGGAGGTTTCGGTGGGCAGTTTCGCAATAGATCCTGATTACGTGGAGAAGCTGATCC
This genomic window contains:
- a CDS encoding LysR family transcriptional regulator → MSLRRHIPSASALLAFEAAARLGSFSRAAEELNITQPAVSHAIAAMERHLGQKLFIRSGPRLILTENGEKLGRVTTRSFGAIQEVFEDIEGRDPTRETVMLSISSGMATHWLMPRYDRFRDHFPQVDLQFQLIPGSVGGPLYNCDLGLRVASGEDSAELDGMFTPERILAVCSPAYLSDFGKFESPRRPQTLIALPDHWFGWPEFAHEARYRLTSDGDRLSFSDYSVCVQAALSGQGVALGWTSVTSRLLADGLLVPASDTVVVTGRSYHFVTSSQRATRPIVQAVREWLIKEMHKDEAELEELLA
- a CDS encoding mandelate racemase/muconate lactonizing enzyme family protein — encoded protein: MKVKSARVHVVPCGNRRAVIIELETDTGLTGLGEAGMAYGAGTTAAAELAAEMIERFVIGEDASRIERIWNTIYDTAFWTKGGGAITFSALSAIEHALWDIKGKDLGAPVHSLMGGPVDDHVAVYANGWWIGCDDAKSYARAAAQTAARGFNALKLYPLGMADPITVVKHPVRRALDASAQRLVVERCKAIREAVGSDVAILLDFGGGLSHHQLMTILEAIEPLDIGFVEEPVDPALPEAMARVAARTSIPIAAGERTYTRYGFHALFSAGAISIAQPDVCNTGGLMETKKIAAMAEAYNLRVAPHNYGSPLATAISLHACAAISNPLILEIFPDFEKEPGYRPVIEEPFEAKTVDGKLAYPTGPGLGVKADRKSLEDTLWRAI
- a CDS encoding N-acetylneuraminate lyase codes for the protein MRELYSALVTPYNAGGEFDPTLLEGLLKFQKEQGLDGVYVGGSSGEAVLQSVSERQAVLKAVAEHNPGLKLIAHVGTVATRDAQSLAEVADRAGYSAVSAISPFYYGFSEDELFAHYTAISEASALPLIVYSFPQKGLGLSRELCDRLLANPKISGVKYTSADLYMLDQLKRAYPNKIFFNGFDEILLAGLTMGADGGIGTTYNFMGDVFVAIRAEWEAGNQSEALRLQGVANDMIERVYPSIIDGTKYVLARMGHQTGGARPPFQPRDWSAVPGLDAAIDNLMAWRESRK
- the istA gene encoding IS21 family transposase; its protein translation is MDLYLKVRLACDGGMSQREAARHFGISRDTVRKMMAYSVPPGYRRQAPVRRPKLDAFIAIIDRWLDEDRAVPRKQRHTAKRVFDRLRDEHGFAGGYTIIKDYMRERDRRGQEVFVPLAHPAGHGQADFGEAVVIIGGVEQKAHFFVLDLPHSDACYVRAYPAAVAEAWVDGHIHAFAFLGAVPQSIVYDNDRCLVAKILPDGTRKRATLFSGFLSHYLIRDRYGRPGKGNDKGSVEGLVGYARRNFMVPIPRFATWDAFNLWLEEQCRRRQGDRLRGESETIGERLQRDLAAMRPLPASPFEACDQASGRVSSQALVRYRTNDYSVPVAYGHQDAWIRGYVDEVVIGCGGETIARHPRSYGREDIVFDPLHYLPLIEHKINALDQAAPLQGWELPEAFATLRRLMEARMGKQGRRAYVQVLRLLESFDLADLHAAIKQALHLGAISFDAIKHLVLCRAERRPPRLDLAIYPYLPRASVETTSAKAYMGLLDREEELA
- the istB gene encoding IS21-like element helper ATPase IstB — protein: MSSDAPELLLASHLKALKLPTFLREHHKLARQCALEDVDHVRYLARLVELELIDRERRMVERRIKAARFPAAKSLDSFEFAAIPKLNKMLVLELARCEWIERRENVIALGPSGTGKTHVAIGLGLAACQRGLSVGFTTAAALVSEMMEARDERRLLRFQKQMAGYKLLIIDELGFVPLSKTGAELLFELISQRYERGSTLITSNLPFDEWTETFGSERLTGALLDRLTHHVSILEMNGDSYRLAQSRARKASRTS
- a CDS encoding alpha-glutamyl/putrescinyl thymine pyrophosphorylase clade 3 protein, with translation MTKGSHRSRCNDLLAGLSAYEADHGPLPGINDPAARVTLVAQMISSLRRIEYVRIFRQRPAMSPLRIEPQSDLFDPLKGAFFLDSKGSRDEAVWLAFIGTHFGKHQTDAWKLAANVMGSFGAGPTWTLSNYAGDPAGFDAMLLAHQAELEDKLLSGRFSNHRQYQSKQAEVISRVFATFSDWLLSPGGINARVRAIHEKVGQEPSVVFSQLYKSMKEVYGFGRLGKFDFLTMIGKLDLAPIEPDSVHFVGATGPLSGGKLLLLGSTEAKAMPKSIEARIDTLDDYLNVGKQVLEDSLCNWQKNPTTFVYFRG
- a CDS encoding ImmA/IrrE family metallo-endopeptidase — its product is MATLVWLRAGELAIESLDLPKFDRDAFQAILPGLKKLSAFKRPASFLPRLVEACRSVGVAVATTRTPEGCRASGASWFNSNGNPVILLSFRYMAEDHFWFTFFHEAGHVVLHGEPHIDGDGRPVMGSDTEKQEYEANKFAQDLLFPEELREMLISHGYRTQAVRDIARAANVTPGIIVGQLEKAGVVRQGALNHLRHRYKWGDNPHIPELAG
- a CDS encoding helix-turn-helix transcriptional regulator, with translation MSEPNWSSPPGDTILRLMDNKEMDASELADALGLSDHEFNNLVAGERRLTEENAKALAENLGSTARFWLSRDAAYVLDMARLDGQNSPNAEVSWLDSMPTSSMRKYGWVSKGIRAKDKLKDEILKFFGCSTLQEWGQRYSSGIRSSGLSHVCYSRIRRHGDARLAACRRAGD